One stretch of Bos indicus x Bos taurus breed Angus x Brahman F1 hybrid chromosome 22, Bos_hybrid_MaternalHap_v2.0, whole genome shotgun sequence DNA includes these proteins:
- the VIPR1 gene encoding vasoactive intestinal polypeptide receptor 1 isoform X4 has product MPAARPLVLLADRRPRLRPRPRGCGKMWDNLTCWPATPRGQVVVLACPLIFKLFSSIQGRNVSRSCTEAGWTPLEPGPYPVACGLDDNSSSLDEQQQTMFYSSVKTGYTIGYSLSLATLLVATAILSLFRKLHCTRNYIHMHLFISFILRAAAVFIKDLALFNSGETDHCSKGSVGCKAAVVLFQYCVMANFFWLLVEGLYLHTLLAVSFFSERKYFWGYIFIGWGVPSTFTLVWTIIRIHFENYGCWDTINSSLWWIIKAPILASILVNFILFIRIIGILVQKLRPPDVGKSDSSPYSRLAKSTLLLIPLFGVHYIMFAFFPDNFKAEVKLVFELVVGSFQGFVVAILYCFLNGEVQAELRRKWRRWHLQGVLGWDPKYQHPSAGSNGATCSTQVSMLTRVSPGAGRSSSFQAEVSLV; this is encoded by the exons GCTGTGGCAAGATGTGGGACAACCTCACCTGCTGGCCAGCCACCCCTAGGGGCCAGGTGGTTGTCTTGGCCTGTCCCCTCATCTTTAAGCTCTTCTCCTCCATTCAAG gCCGCAACGTGAGCCGCAGCTGCACCGAAGCGGGCTGGACGCCCCTGGAACCTGGCCCCTACCCCGTTGCCTGTGGCTTGGATGACAATTCATCGAGTTTGGATGAG cagcagcagacaatgttctacagttctgtgaagaccggCTACACCATCGGCTACAGCCTGTCCCTCGCCACTCTCCTGGTCGCCACGGCCATCCTGAGCCTGTTCAG GAAGCTCCACTGCACACGGAACTACATCCATATGCACCTCTTCATATCCTTCATCCTGAGGGCCGCCGCCGTCTTCATCAAAGACTTGGCCCTCTTCAACAGTGGGGAGACGGACCATTGCTCCAAGGGCTCG GTGGGCTGCAAGGCAGCCGTGGTCTTATTCCAGTACTGTGTCATGGCCAACTTCTTCTGGCTGCTGGTGGAGGGCCTCTACCTGCACACCCTGCTCGCCGTCTCCTTCTTCTCCGAGCGGAAGTACTTCTGGGGGTACATATTCATCGGCTGGG GGGTGCCCAGCACATTCACCCTGGTTTGGACCATCATCAGGATCCACTTTGAGAATTATGG ATGCTGGGACACAATCAACTCCTCACTGTGGTGGATCATAAAGGCCCCCATCCTTGCCTCCATCTTG GTGAATTTCATCCTGTTCATTCGCATCATTGGAATCCTGGTTCAGAAACTGCGACCCCCAGATGTCGGGAAGAGTGACAGCAGCCCGTACTC gagATTGGCCAAGTCCACCCTTCTGCTGATCCCCCTGTTTGGCGTGCACTACATCATGTTCGCCTTCTTCCCCGACAACTTTAAGGCTGAAGTGAAACTGGTCTTTGAGCTCGTCGTGGGTTCTTTCCAG ggtTTCGTGGTGGCCATCCTCTACTGCTTCCTGAATGGCGAG GTGCAGGCAGAGCTGCGGCGGAAGTGGCGGCGCTGGCACCTGCAGGGCGTCTTGGGTTGGGACCCCAAATACCAGCACCCGTCCGCAGGCAGCAACGGGGCCACATGCAGCACGCAGGTCTCCATGCTGACCCGCGTCAGCCCGGGTGCGGGCCGCTCCTCCAGCTTCCAGGCCGAAGTCTCCCTGGTCTGA